The Geoanaerobacter pelophilus genome includes a region encoding these proteins:
- a CDS encoding TatD family hydrolase, with amino-acid sequence MNQAIFIDSHAHIYGSDFEADFSEMLARAAAAGLAEIVVVGADLESSKAALALAAQHPHLYAAVGVHPHDAAGVTPEAYDELRKLAAENPKVVAIGEIGLDFYRDRSPRPLQEEVFRRQIRLARELELPVIVHDRDAHDRVMAILREEEATETGGVLHCFSGDLEMAQECIAMGFYISIPGTVTYPSNEQLREVVRGIKTENLLIETDCPYLSPVPHRGKRNEPSYVRITAEKVAELKGLSLEDVGRITTFNSRRLFRIAQPDQQAKIAYKIRNSLYLNITNRCSNRCTFCPKFDDFLVKGHFLKLEHEPTSAEILAAVGDPTGYDEVVFCGYGESLIRLDVVKKVAAELKRQGVKVRINSDGQANLVHGRNILPELQGLVDSISVSLNASDPATYKRLCNTPFGDAGFNGICDFLREAPRYIPEVVATAVTVPGIDIAAVERLAVSLGVTFRVREYAEVG; translated from the coding sequence ATGAACCAAGCTATTTTCATCGACAGTCACGCTCATATTTACGGCAGTGACTTTGAAGCTGATTTCTCTGAAATGCTGGCACGCGCCGCTGCAGCAGGCCTTGCCGAGATCGTCGTGGTCGGCGCCGACCTGGAATCGAGCAAAGCTGCGCTGGCGCTGGCTGCCCAGCATCCGCACCTTTACGCCGCGGTCGGGGTCCACCCCCATGACGCTGCCGGAGTCACGCCAGAGGCCTACGACGAGCTCCGTAAACTGGCAGCAGAAAACCCGAAGGTCGTGGCCATCGGCGAGATCGGCCTCGATTTCTACCGCGACCGTTCGCCGCGACCGTTGCAGGAAGAGGTCTTCCGCCGGCAGATCAGGCTGGCCCGCGAACTGGAGCTGCCGGTGATCGTCCATGACCGCGACGCCCACGACCGGGTCATGGCGATCCTGCGTGAAGAAGAGGCGACCGAGACCGGCGGCGTGCTGCACTGCTTCTCCGGAGACCTGGAGATGGCGCAGGAGTGCATCGCCATGGGGTTCTACATCTCGATCCCCGGCACCGTTACCTACCCGAGCAACGAACAGCTGCGCGAGGTAGTACGCGGCATCAAGACCGAAAACCTTCTGATCGAGACCGACTGCCCCTATCTCTCCCCTGTGCCGCACCGCGGCAAGCGCAACGAGCCGTCCTATGTGCGGATCACTGCCGAAAAGGTGGCGGAACTGAAAGGGCTCTCCCTGGAAGATGTGGGGAGGATCACCACCTTCAACAGCCGCAGGCTGTTCCGGATCGCCCAGCCGGACCAGCAGGCCAAGATCGCCTACAAAATCCGCAACTCCCTCTACCTGAACATCACCAACCGCTGCTCCAACCGCTGCACCTTCTGCCCCAAGTTCGACGACTTCCTGGTCAAGGGGCATTTTCTCAAGCTGGAGCATGAGCCGACCAGCGCCGAAATCCTGGCAGCCGTGGGCGACCCAACTGGCTACGACGAAGTGGTGTTCTGCGGCTACGGCGAGTCGCTCATCCGGCTCGACGTGGTGAAAAAGGTGGCTGCGGAGCTGAAACGGCAAGGGGTTAAGGTGCGGATCAACAGCGACGGCCAGGCCAACCTGGTCCATGGCAGGAATATCTTGCCGGAGCTGCAAGGGCTTGTGGATAGCATATCGGTCAGCCTCAACGCCAGCGATCCGGCCACCTACAAGCGGCTATGCAATACCCCGTTCGGCGATGCCGGTTTCAATGGGATCTGCGACTTCCTCCGCGAGGCGCCGCGCTATATCCCAGAAGTGGTGGCCACCGCCGTCACCGTGCCCGGCATCGACATCGCAGCGGTCGAACGGCTTGCCGTCTCCCTCGGCGTGACCTTCCGCGTCAGGGAGTACGCGGAGGTGGGGTAA
- a CDS encoding response regulator: MENPTEQPTVLVMDDDEDVRFIAAIMLKRIGFNVDFAENGKDAVVMYQSKLHSGSRYHAVILDLNVPGGMGGEEAVKLLKEIDPAVAAYVSCGNPFDPAMDDPASHGFRGAIAKPFLPEHLQVLLGQ, translated from the coding sequence ATGGAAAACCCTACTGAACAACCGACCGTTCTGGTTATGGACGACGATGAAGATGTCCGTTTTATCGCTGCCATCATGCTCAAGCGTATTGGCTTTAATGTTGATTTTGCCGAAAACGGCAAAGATGCGGTGGTGATGTACCAGAGCAAACTGCATAGCGGCTCGCGTTACCATGCGGTGATCCTTGACCTCAACGTGCCGGGCGGCATGGGGGGCGAGGAAGCAGTCAAGCTGTTAAAAGAGATCGATCCCGCTGTTGCCGCCTATGTCTCCTGCGGCAATCCGTTTGACCCGGCGATGGACGACCCGGCGTCACACGGCTTCAGAGGCGCGATTGCCAAGCCGTTTCTTCCTGAACACCTGCAAGTCCTGCTGGGGCAATAA
- the dnaE gene encoding DNA polymerase III subunit alpha, translating to MQQAEFVHLHLHTQYSLLDGAIRLGDLVSKVKGYGMPAVAITDHGAMFGAIEFYQKCLDKGVKPLLGAEVYVAPGSRFNKEQGSSQGEYSSYHLILLCENLKGYRNLSYLVSAGFKEGFYYKPRIDKELLAEHCEGLIALSACLKGEVATLCSRNRMEDAVATARWYNELFPDRYYIELQENTLPEQTIANQRLIEVSSELSLPLVATNDCHYLNREDAKAHEVLLCIQTGKTMNDEHRMRFSADEFYVKSPEEMAAAFHYAPEAVTNTVRIAERCNLELDFKTYHFPKYELPEGKSLDDDLEEEAIKGLESRLVTIRAKNPAFADGDEQQYRDRLRIELDCIKQMGFPGYFLIVADFINWAKDQGIPVGPGRGSAAGSLVAYSIRITDLDPIPYNLLFERFLNPERISMPDIDVDFCTDRREEVIQYVTEKYGRDKVCQIITFGTMAARGVIRDVGRALDMPYGDVDRIAKLIPEVLNISLADALKQEPKINELAAADPKVKELLDVALCLEGLARHASTHAAGVVVAPDRLEEFCPVYKDQKTGLINTQYSMKYVEKIGLVKFDFLGLKNLTVIDNAVKLIRHGRDPEFDITLLRDDDRESYELISAGNTTGIFQLESSGMKEMLVKLKPSCFEDVIAACALYRPGPLGSGMVDDFIDRKHGRKKVVYDLPQLEPILKDTYGVIVYQEQVMQIARTLGGYSLGGADLLRRAMGKKDPAAMAKEKDKFLEGAKGQGVDLKKAEAIFDLMAKFAEYGFNKSHSAAYALIAYQTAYLKAHYPVEFLAALLTEDREKTDKIVKNIGDCRDMGIEVLPPDINSSELSFKVSGTSIRFGLGAIKNVGEGAIESILEARSDGPFLDIFDFCERVDLRKVNKRVFEALIKSGAFDSTGSNRASLMAIFEEAVSVGQKIQEEKESSQVSLFGTAEIVKSNGNGRAKLPNLPEWDDKLKLTFEKEALGFFITGHPLDRYSHDMKRFATADTARLADMSDGKEVRICGIVVALKEMITKKGDRMGFATIEDLIGTVEVVVFPETYARSVEMLKTDEPLLVSGTVDVGEKSIKIKATDIAPLLEVSAKGTRRVHFTLKSPGVDRDHLVDLMEIMARHNGSCDAMLHIEIQDQCRATIPLASRFKVAASDDLALDVEKLVGYRAIVFE from the coding sequence ATGCAGCAAGCGGAATTCGTACATTTACATCTGCATACCCAGTACTCTCTGCTCGACGGCGCCATCAGGCTGGGCGACCTTGTGTCCAAGGTGAAGGGGTACGGCATGCCGGCCGTGGCCATTACCGACCACGGCGCCATGTTCGGGGCAATCGAGTTTTACCAGAAGTGCCTGGACAAGGGGGTCAAGCCGCTGCTCGGCGCAGAGGTCTATGTAGCGCCAGGTTCCCGCTTCAACAAGGAGCAGGGGAGCAGCCAGGGCGAATACTCCAGCTACCACCTGATCCTGCTCTGTGAAAACCTCAAGGGGTACAGAAACCTCTCCTATCTCGTTTCTGCCGGGTTCAAGGAAGGGTTCTACTACAAGCCCAGGATCGACAAGGAGCTGCTCGCCGAGCATTGCGAGGGGCTGATTGCGCTCTCCGCCTGTCTCAAGGGTGAGGTCGCGACCCTGTGCAGTCGCAACCGGATGGAAGATGCGGTTGCCACGGCCCGCTGGTACAATGAGCTTTTCCCGGACCGTTACTATATCGAACTCCAGGAGAACACCCTCCCGGAGCAGACAATTGCCAATCAACGGTTGATTGAGGTCAGCAGCGAACTGTCGCTGCCGCTGGTGGCGACCAACGATTGCCACTACCTTAATCGCGAGGATGCCAAGGCCCACGAGGTTCTGCTCTGCATCCAGACCGGCAAGACCATGAATGACGAGCACCGGATGCGCTTTTCGGCAGACGAGTTCTATGTCAAGTCGCCGGAGGAGATGGCTGCGGCCTTCCACTATGCGCCGGAGGCAGTGACCAATACGGTTCGCATTGCTGAGCGCTGCAACCTGGAACTCGATTTCAAGACCTACCATTTCCCCAAGTACGAACTGCCCGAAGGAAAGAGCCTGGACGACGACCTTGAGGAAGAGGCGATCAAAGGGCTGGAATCGCGGCTGGTGACCATCCGGGCCAAGAACCCGGCCTTTGCCGATGGTGACGAGCAGCAGTACCGCGACCGGCTGCGCATCGAGCTCGACTGTATCAAGCAGATGGGGTTCCCCGGCTATTTCCTGATCGTGGCGGACTTCATCAACTGGGCCAAGGACCAGGGGATTCCGGTCGGCCCTGGCAGGGGTTCGGCGGCCGGTTCCCTGGTGGCGTATTCCATCCGGATCACCGATCTCGACCCGATCCCGTACAACCTGTTGTTCGAGAGGTTCCTGAACCCGGAACGAATCTCGATGCCTGATATCGACGTTGACTTCTGCACCGACCGGCGCGAAGAAGTCATCCAGTACGTTACCGAGAAGTACGGCAGGGACAAGGTCTGCCAGATCATCACCTTCGGTACCATGGCAGCACGTGGCGTTATCCGCGACGTAGGGCGTGCCCTGGACATGCCGTACGGCGACGTGGACCGGATCGCCAAGCTGATTCCCGAAGTGCTGAACATCTCCTTGGCTGATGCGCTGAAGCAGGAACCCAAGATCAACGAACTGGCTGCCGCTGACCCGAAGGTCAAGGAGCTGCTTGACGTTGCCCTCTGTCTGGAAGGGCTGGCCCGCCATGCCTCCACCCATGCCGCCGGTGTCGTGGTGGCGCCGGACCGGCTCGAAGAGTTCTGCCCGGTGTACAAGGACCAGAAGACCGGTCTGATCAACACCCAGTATTCGATGAAGTATGTCGAGAAGATCGGCCTGGTGAAGTTCGACTTCCTCGGTCTCAAGAACCTGACGGTCATCGACAATGCGGTCAAGCTGATCCGTCACGGCCGGGACCCGGAGTTCGACATCACGCTGCTGCGCGATGACGACCGCGAGAGTTACGAACTGATCTCTGCCGGCAATACCACCGGCATCTTCCAGCTCGAATCGAGCGGCATGAAGGAGATGCTGGTCAAGCTGAAACCGTCCTGCTTCGAGGATGTCATCGCTGCCTGCGCCCTGTACCGCCCCGGTCCGCTCGGTTCCGGGATGGTCGATGACTTCATCGACCGCAAGCATGGCCGGAAAAAGGTGGTCTACGACCTGCCGCAACTGGAGCCGATCCTCAAGGACACCTACGGCGTCATTGTCTACCAGGAGCAGGTCATGCAGATCGCCCGGACCCTGGGGGGCTATTCCCTCGGCGGCGCCGACCTGCTGCGCCGGGCCATGGGTAAGAAAGACCCGGCGGCCATGGCCAAGGAGAAGGACAAGTTCCTGGAAGGGGCCAAAGGCCAGGGGGTGGACCTGAAAAAGGCCGAGGCGATCTTCGACCTGATGGCCAAGTTTGCCGAGTACGGCTTCAACAAGTCGCACTCCGCAGCCTACGCCCTGATCGCCTACCAGACCGCCTATCTCAAGGCCCATTATCCGGTGGAGTTCCTGGCGGCGCTGCTCACCGAAGACCGGGAGAAGACCGACAAGATCGTCAAGAATATCGGCGATTGCCGCGACATGGGGATCGAAGTGCTTCCTCCGGACATCAATTCGTCCGAGCTGTCGTTCAAGGTCTCCGGCACCTCCATCCGTTTCGGGCTGGGGGCCATCAAGAACGTCGGCGAAGGGGCAATCGAATCGATCCTCGAAGCCAGGAGTGACGGGCCGTTTCTCGATATCTTTGACTTCTGCGAGCGGGTCGATCTGCGCAAGGTCAACAAGCGGGTGTTCGAGGCGCTCATCAAGAGCGGTGCCTTTGACTCCACCGGCAGCAACCGGGCCTCGCTGATGGCGATTTTTGAAGAAGCCGTCTCGGTCGGCCAGAAGATCCAGGAGGAGAAGGAGAGTTCCCAGGTATCGCTGTTCGGTACGGCAGAGATCGTCAAGAGCAACGGCAACGGTCGCGCCAAGCTCCCCAACCTGCCGGAGTGGGACGACAAGCTCAAGCTGACCTTTGAGAAAGAGGCCCTCGGCTTCTTCATTACCGGCCACCCGCTGGACCGCTATAGCCATGACATGAAGCGCTTTGCTACGGCTGACACTGCCCGGCTTGCCGATATGTCCGACGGCAAAGAGGTGAGGATCTGCGGCATTGTCGTGGCTTTGAAGGAGATGATCACCAAAAAGGGCGACCGGATGGGCTTTGCCACCATCGAGGACCTGATCGGCACAGTGGAAGTGGTGGTTTTTCCGGAAACCTATGCCAGGTCCGTGGAGATGCTCAAGACCGACGAACCGCTGTTGGTGTCAGGCACCGTGGATGTGGGAGAGAAGAGCATCAAGATCAAGGCCACCGATATTGCGCCGTTGCTTGAAGTCTCGGCCAAGGGGACCAGGCGGGTCCATTTTACCCTGAAATCTCCCGGAGTAGACCGGGACCATCTTGTTGATTTGATGGAGATCATGGCTCGTCATAACGGCAGCTGTGACGCCATGTTGCATATAGAGATCCAGGATCAGTGCCGCGCCACCATACCGTTGGCAAGCCGTTTCAAGGTTGCTGCCAGCGACGATCTGGCGCTGGATGTGGAGAAACTAGTCGGTTATCGTGCCATAGTGTTTGAATAA
- a CDS encoding acetyl-CoA carboxylase carboxyltransferase subunit alpha has product MGLQNFYMEFEKPLVELDKKIEELREMSGDSLDLAAEIAKLEKKSDKVRSEIFANLSRWQTAQVARHPNRPFTLDYLNLIFTDFVELHGDRLYGDDHAIVAGLAKLDGEPVMVIGHQKGRDTKEKVYRNFGMPNPEGYRKALRLMYLAQQSRLPIITFVDTPGAYPGIGAEERGQAEAIARNLREMAALTVPIIVVVTGEGGSGGALAIAVGDRVLMLENSVYAVISPEGCAAILWSDGTKGAQAAEALKLTAKDIKDLEVIDEIIPEPMGGAHRDHEGMAKSLHEALSRNMKELKAIDADKLVDLRYEKFRKMSRFIEQ; this is encoded by the coding sequence ATGGGATTGCAGAATTTTTATATGGAGTTTGAGAAGCCGCTGGTAGAGCTGGATAAGAAGATCGAAGAACTGCGGGAGATGTCCGGCGATTCGCTTGATCTGGCTGCAGAAATTGCGAAACTGGAAAAGAAGTCGGATAAGGTGCGCTCCGAGATTTTTGCAAACCTGTCCCGTTGGCAGACAGCACAGGTTGCCAGGCATCCAAACCGGCCGTTCACACTCGACTACCTGAATCTGATCTTCACCGATTTCGTCGAGCTTCACGGCGACAGGCTTTACGGTGATGATCATGCCATAGTGGCAGGACTGGCAAAGCTTGATGGCGAACCGGTGATGGTTATCGGCCACCAGAAAGGGCGCGACACCAAGGAGAAGGTCTACCGCAACTTCGGCATGCCGAATCCGGAAGGTTATCGCAAGGCGTTACGCTTGATGTATCTGGCCCAGCAATCAAGGCTCCCCATTATCACTTTTGTTGACACCCCAGGTGCCTATCCGGGAATCGGCGCCGAGGAGCGTGGCCAGGCAGAGGCAATCGCCCGTAACCTGCGGGAGATGGCGGCGCTCACTGTGCCGATCATAGTCGTGGTGACCGGTGAAGGTGGCTCTGGTGGCGCGCTGGCCATTGCGGTTGGCGATCGGGTGCTGATGCTGGAGAATTCCGTGTATGCGGTTATTTCGCCTGAAGGGTGCGCGGCGATCCTCTGGTCCGACGGCACCAAAGGCGCACAGGCTGCAGAAGCCCTGAAGCTGACGGCAAAAGACATCAAGGATTTGGAAGTTATCGACGAGATCATTCCTGAGCCGATGGGCGGGGCGCATCGCGACCATGAAGGTATGGCAAAGTCCCTGCACGAAGCGCTTTCCCGGAACATGAAGGAGCTGAAGGCGATTGATGCCGACAAACTGGTTGACCTGCGTTATGAAAAATTCAGGAAGATGTCGCGCTTTATCGAGCAGTAA
- a CDS encoding pseudouridine synthase, translating into MQERLQKILASAGIASRRAAEQIITSGRVKVNGEVVTELGSKADPDKDAITVDGNPVHKQRSKVYILLFKPSGYMTTLKDPEGRPVVTDLLKGVTERVYPVGRLDYNTEGLLLLTNDGEWANRLMHPRHEVEKEYHVRVRGMVTSGQVAMLANGVELDDGMTAPAKVSIIKASDNNTWLSIAIHEGRYRQVRRMCEAVSLSVVRLKRARYGNLDLNGLNPGQYRLLTDIEVQGLLTGENVPRAEKRSNVKKIIKKPTPKTAG; encoded by the coding sequence ATGCAGGAGCGTCTGCAGAAAATACTTGCCAGTGCCGGGATCGCGTCGCGAAGGGCTGCCGAGCAGATCATCACATCGGGCAGGGTGAAGGTCAACGGCGAGGTCGTAACCGAACTGGGGAGCAAGGCCGACCCGGATAAAGATGCCATCACCGTTGACGGTAATCCGGTGCACAAGCAACGATCGAAGGTCTATATCCTGCTGTTTAAGCCGTCGGGTTATATGACCACTCTGAAAGACCCGGAGGGGAGGCCGGTGGTTACCGATCTCCTCAAGGGGGTGACTGAGCGGGTGTACCCGGTGGGGCGACTCGATTACAACACCGAAGGTCTGCTGTTGCTCACCAATGACGGCGAATGGGCCAACCGCCTGATGCACCCGCGCCACGAGGTGGAAAAAGAGTACCATGTGCGGGTCAGGGGGATGGTGACTTCAGGACAGGTTGCCATGCTGGCTAACGGAGTTGAGTTGGACGACGGCATGACCGCTCCGGCAAAAGTAAGCATTATCAAGGCAAGCGATAACAATACCTGGCTCTCCATTGCCATCCATGAAGGTCGCTATCGCCAGGTGCGGCGGATGTGCGAGGCGGTATCGCTCAGTGTTGTTCGGCTTAAGCGCGCCAGGTACGGCAATCTCGATCTCAACGGCCTGAACCCGGGGCAGTATCGCCTGCTCACCGACATCGAGGTGCAAGGGCTCCTGACAGGAGAGAATGTTCCCAGAGCTGAAAAACGGAGCAATGTTAAGAAGATTATTAAGAAACCGACGCCTAAAACCGCCGGATGA
- a CDS encoding tetratricopeptide repeat protein — protein sequence MATGFLLLTSSLPVHADVDLYESGFAEQYYVARADTTSPYSDDDNTQTSPLQSGAVAGEQQARKFNSCFKAAKHGDVQAQFNLGYMHYNGFGVPVDKARAAVWFKKAAVRGHLEAQKTLGFMYANGDGVTQDYNEAVAWFRMGAENGDPLSQYSLGSIFYNGWGGTSDKESAAFWCRKAAEQGEAKAQYILGSMYVRGEGLARDYQEAVKWFSRSADQGNAEAQLSLGLLYYNGWGVPQDREEALKLSLLSAEGGNEQARLVLNSMLKHKKGIKAAMGDNLALK from the coding sequence ATGGCAACAGGGTTTCTGTTGCTGACTTCCTCATTACCGGTTCATGCCGATGTTGACCTGTATGAATCCGGCTTTGCTGAGCAATACTACGTTGCGCGCGCCGACACAACCTCCCCCTACAGCGATGATGACAACACTCAGACTTCACCTCTTCAATCCGGTGCTGTCGCCGGTGAGCAGCAGGCCAGGAAGTTCAACTCCTGCTTCAAGGCCGCCAAGCATGGCGATGTCCAGGCCCAGTTCAACCTGGGATATATGCATTACAATGGGTTCGGCGTGCCGGTAGACAAGGCCCGTGCCGCTGTCTGGTTCAAGAAGGCGGCAGTCAGAGGGCACCTTGAGGCGCAAAAAACCCTTGGGTTCATGTATGCCAATGGCGACGGCGTTACTCAGGACTATAACGAAGCGGTAGCCTGGTTCCGGATGGGTGCGGAAAACGGTGACCCTTTGTCCCAGTACAGCCTGGGCAGCATTTTCTACAACGGCTGGGGAGGAACATCCGATAAGGAATCAGCGGCATTCTGGTGCCGGAAAGCTGCCGAGCAAGGGGAGGCAAAGGCCCAGTATATTCTAGGCTCCATGTATGTACGGGGAGAAGGTCTGGCCCGCGATTATCAGGAGGCGGTCAAGTGGTTTTCCCGGAGTGCGGACCAGGGTAATGCCGAGGCCCAACTCAGCCTGGGACTGCTTTACTATAATGGCTGGGGAGTGCCGCAAGATCGTGAAGAAGCGCTCAAACTCAGTCTCCTTTCTGCAGAGGGGGGTAATGAGCAGGCGCGACTGGTGCTGAACAGCATGCTCAAGCACAAGAAAGGGATAAAGGCTGCCATGGGGGACAATCTGGCACTGAAATAA